tcgatgttttaaattgaacttcaattgatTTTACTCCTTTGAAACAGTTGAAGAAATTTTTCATTATGACAATATttccaaattataaattttaaatggctttcatgtaaagttgcaaaaatgttgtttaaaccaaatagtatTTCACCCCTCAATATAAACATAACTGTTCCCCATTAAATCACCCCAAGTTTAGATATTTTCTGGCATTCTTCTATTGGCCACACACATACAAGACATGAAAGTACTCTCTCTCtgaatagtttatttattaaacaaagataCTGACTCCAAATGCAATTCAAACCTGAACCTAAAGTATTACTATATCAATGAGGCCATTCATAGCAAATGTGGTTGCTTTAAATTGTGATAACAGCCATCCCTACATTGAGGACAAAATCATTGATTACTTGGAGACAAATGGGTGACAAGATAGAAGTAAAAACTGTGAGTTTATTTTCCCATTACAGGTACTAACATTTTGAAGTGGTATACTGTTTGATTCAAATTTGCATGTCATTTATCAAGTCAACACTTTGTGAACTCTTGAGCCTGTCTAACTACAATAAACTTTTGTGAACTTAAATCTTTTGACTTTAAGATTCAAATTCGGTACATATAATTTGCGAAAGTAGGCGTCTCTGTTTTGAACATTATTTCATCGAGCTATTTAAGCTTTTCggattttttgtaatttctttttttttattatattaaattttctttttcttaaagAGTAGTCAATGCGTAAAGTACATATCAAAAGAGCCATTACCTTCTTCTAAATATACTGGAATGTGAAACATATTTATAACTCTTTGTACGAGCTCTCTCGTGGAACCATCATACGGAATATCCACAGGAACTTCTAGATTGAACAAGACATTTTCGTTCGTGCATGTtggaaatgaatatttaaaggtttttgttgtattttgaaTTGTTTCTGAAATCATTGCTATAAGCAATCagtttatgtatgtacatacattaataacaaataataacaaTGTAAACTTGGACTTTTTTGACATTGAAAACTTCTAGTTAAATAGTGGTTTAGTCTTTCCAGTACTCGAACGAAGTATGTAAGTATCATACAGcccaatattttatttgttttaaagatACGCTATGCTTGTTCTGTGATAAATGAAACGGACCGAATACAATATTAAATGatggatttataaaaataaattgaacacAATGATGAAGATGATATTAGATGAGACAATTATCGTTTCAATAAAGTGGTGGTAATCTATTGAGTGTTTCAACAACTGTTTGAATAAACCCGAGAAACAACGTTGTGATTTTGTCTAATTCACCGAAACTTatacattttcaaataaaatatgtactcgGTTATTATATGATTACGTTTAAAATACGTCTACCATTACCGACTCTAGTAATTTTAGTGACGTTACTACTGATTCCCACTACATTAAGAGTAAAAGTTTTCTGTGCTTTAGATCCACCTAACAAGACTGCTTATTCTTTCTACAGTAAGTTTATAAACTGTAAGGTTTAtagattatttcaaaatttatcgAGAACGCTACTTCTTCCACACTACTACTACCACCACCACTTTCTAATCAGCAGGAAGTAGCAACATCACCCTTTTCACTTAACATTGAAGTTTAGGCAGTTAAAATTATACAGTCCTCGGAGACTACGTTCTTCTGCTCCAAGAACGTATAAAATATATGTCCGACGAAAGAGTTCCATTCTATGTAGGATTTGagcctttactggtggtaggacctcttgtgagtccgcacgggtaggtaccaccaccccgcctatttctgccgtgaagcagtaatgcgtttcggtttgaagggtggggtagccgttgtaactatacttgagaccttagaacttatatctcaaggtggatggcgcatttacattgtagatgtctatgggctacagtaaccacttaacaccaggtgggctgtgagctcgtccacccatctaagcaataaaaaaaaagacaaagagAATGAGTTGTGGTCAGTGGTGGTTGTTGTCAGTGGTGGTTGTTGTCAGTGGTTAGTGGTTATTTATAATCTCATTTTTGATGTAATATATACGCAGGAATCTGCgtgcaagtaccaatttttaatactaaagtacgtatttcacgcACGTTCATGAACGGCTTTCACGCTGAATGAAAGACATGACAGAAAAAGTAAGTCCATCAATTTATAAACTTGAATAATTAGGTACTGTTGGTAGGTCGGCTTGCTATTACCTATCAATTATTGCTGCCGAGACGCAACCAGGTGTTTCAGTTAGAAAGTTGGGACATCAAAcagtacaattgagattttgaaTTCATATCATGTATTGAGTGGTGCATATAGTGTAGGAATTAATTCCAGAGTCTGGTAAAATCTTAGGCTTAATCATCAGATAGCAATGATTAAAAGAATAATCGAAAATGGCCAATTTGAATGTTTCGCGTGTTAAGGCATGATaagcatatgtatgtatattatatctACTAGTTTCATTGTTCGTGAAAGGATAAatggataataaaataaaaatagaaagaaaaaagcaTTCGGTAGTGATTGAGAACAAGCTCAGAATAGACTGAAACAGAATATTGACTCCACATGGTGTAGAATGACATGGATGTGGATGGATAGGAGATAGAGTGGTCCTAATTAACGGCCAAGCTGTGGCAAAGGGAACTGGGGCTTCACGGTCACGGCACACGTCAAAATGGACAAGACCTTTAATCTTTTTTTGGACTAATGGAACAAGTTATGAATGCatatgtgtgtgagtgtgtgagtGTTAAGTGTAATAATAAGATAAGTTTTGTACAAAATACGACCCAATGGGTTTTTCGTCATTTCATTCAGACTTTAAGTAACTTTATtggtaaaattaatataatgaacACATAGCATTCCACAGAATCCCATTTTCAATCAAACAGTAGCACAATTTGGTAATAGTAGAactatattttcattatatataaataaataaaagttggaaacaataaattattatgtatgtagaaaattaaaataaaaaagtttggtTCATATGGTGATGTTTAATCCGAGTGAACCGTGGCCGGGCGTGATGACTGCGGCTGGCGTCTTAGACCTTATAGTAGAGATGGAATCATTACGCGGCTTCACCGCCTTCCTCCTCCTCAGCGCTGGCGGTCAGCATGGCGATCAGCTTGGTGGTGTCGATGTAACCCTTGTCGTCAATGTCCATCTGGTCGTAAGCCTCGTCGACTTCGTCGGCGGAGAACTTGTCGCCCCAGGTCATGAGGGCGTGCCTGAGCCTTTCAGAATCGATCTTTCCCTCTTCATCGAAGGTCTTGAAGGCGTTGATAACGACGTCATCTTCGTCAGAGCCGCCGGACATGCGGTTGGCGAACAGAGTCAAGAGCTGAGTGAAGTTGATGGGGCCAGAAGCCTCACCGACCATCTCATCGAGCTCCTTCTCGGACGCGAGCCTGCCCAGGGAGTCGAAGGTGGCGCGCAAGTCGTTCTTGCCGATGATGCCATCCTTGTCGTGGTCCATTAGCTGGAATGCCTGTTGAAGAACCAATTCTATAATGACCATATTATGTGAACATAGACGAAGATAATATAaagttattagaaaaattggtattacACAATTTTTGCTTCAAAAATTTGCGTGTTCTCTAATCTGGGCCAAAATGTAATCTTATATAAAGTTCCAATATAATGGTAACACATAAATGTTTACAAAACACGAAATGCGGCACGAGCTATCGAGAAACACGTGTGCGATTCCAGAACTTATAGCGATATGACGTAATATCTGTTTGTTTGAACTAAAGGATGTCCTTAACATATTTCTAGTAACGGTGTATTCTATTTTTGGAACTTCGTCTTAGAGAATGTTATTATTTTGCTCGTATCGCATATAAtactggttactggtggtaggacctcttgtgagtctgcacgggtaggtagcaccaccctgcctatttctgccgtgaagcagtaatgcgtttcggtttgaagggcggggcagccgttgtaactatactgaaaccttagagcttatatctcaaggtggatggcgcatttacgttatagatgtctatgggctccagtaaccactttacacccggtaggctgtgagctcgtccacccatcaatcaataaaaaaatcttagctGCGGTTCAATATTTTTTGGATGGAAAAGATCTGATTTCTGAAAGTGGTTGTTGGATATAGGTTATAGATTTTTGTGTAGTTTCTAACCTCCTTGAACTCAGCGACCTGCTTCTgtgagaacatagagaagacaTTGGATCCGGTGCGCTTAGCCTTGCGGCTTCCGCGAGAGGATTGCCTGTCACCGGCGGGAGCGGCCGCTGCTGGGGCCTCTTCGGCGGGCGCGTCTTCTTTCGCCTTCTTCTTCTTTACCTTCTTGTCCTTATCCgcctgaaaatttaaaaatcacaTTAGTACTTTGTTTTAGTTCAGTGACTCTTTCAGTCAATTTGTTTCGAACCCCAAAGTCGTGAATACCCATTAGATACCTACAGTGAAATAGATTTCAAGATGTATTTAAACAGTAGCTAATTTTTGTTCAGTGGCTCTTgcagtaattttgttttaaattccattaaatacaattcaatatttatttacgttacaACAAATGTGAACTTAAGCAATTAAGCGTGTTAAATCATTTGAGAAAGGAATAACTAATTCGACTGTTCTATCACTAATGCTCTCATCATTGTTGGTACGgatttaagttttaaattcgactataattctgTTATGCCACGTAtagttttgataatattttatttcggcCATAATTTCTTACATTTCCAATCTTTCATCGCTTTAGTCCAGTTTAGGCGGAACAGCGCAAACGCCTCTAAATTTAGAACCATCTCTCGGATTCTCTTACAGTTGCCAACTCCCAAGCGTTTCGTTGCGTAAAAGTCTTATAAATAGACCGTTAAATCCGCGGCTTTtaaattacgaaaataaaatcaattaaaatgcCGGTTTGTACTCAAACTTAACATATTCATTggctacattttttaattttcaggtatatattattatgtttcagtACGCCATTAGTTGACATAGTCGATTGTAACCATAGTTCCAAAAGtcgaaatattttcaaaattattaaacgtTCTTTAACTATATTGAATTCAGTTTAGGTTTTCTTTTAGTTCTATTCTATCACTATTATTTTTCGTAGCTATTTTATCTTCGCGAGCTAGATCGTTAAATTAAATCgtcaaagtttatttttatgaactaAAATTGTTTAAGGTCTTCACTTGTTTGATCACTTCGTTCACATAACACTGTCCACTATGTCCCTTGGGACCACTCAGACTTACCATTTTGCTGTGTGTTGGACGATCGACGAAGAAGAGACTGTTTCGATCGGCAGTCCCGCCCTGACTCCGACGTTTGATTCTCACTCTTGAGTCCAGGAGGAACCCCCCTCCCTCCACTTCGCCAATCGAGCGCAGCCGATTCCATATTTAGTTCGACAAATGGGACAGTCTTCGATTCCGTATCAGAACTGTTTTGTCTGCGGGGCGGCTCGCCCGTGGTTTTGGTTTGTTcagttataaaaataatcagCTCACCTGACCGTCGCTCCGTTTTAGCTTCCTGGATATTTTTCGTTTGAATAATTCCTATTATTACTATATACTAAATAGCTTTGCATTTTTTCAAGAACAATTGTCATTTTCGGTTTCGACAAGTTTCATTGTGAGACGTATTAAGTAATTCTTATTAATTGCGTTTCAAACTTCAGTTCGCTCATTACacatttactttttaattttcgaTCCCAGCCGtaggatttattttttaaacgaagTGCATGTAacgtttaaatttagttttgtcTGTAGAGTAGCTTCCTTTTTTCCATTATTAGTGTTGCACAACGAAGGGATATTAATCAATCGTTCTATATTTATTTGAGTTTATTATCGGCTGCAGTAGTGCAGGCATCGCATCGCATCACGGTCGCAAGCAATTTTATCGTAAATCAAATGTAAGCTAAAAGTTTAAATCCATCTATAAAGGTTTAATTACAAtcccctcaaacaaacaaatctggaGACTGAGGGCCCATGGaaacaaacaaacgaaaaaATCCCGGTTCTGCGTCTGACCTTGATACATAGTGCACCTCAGAAGTCTGGCTGATTGAGTCTAAATATTAGAGTTTCGTAAATACCCAACAGACATTTACTTTGCTATTACATATTATCACAATAATCCAAAATTAGGTGCGGAGATAATGACCGGGATAAGATAATGAATGAATcggttaaataaataacatagatTATTCAAGAACAACATTTTGATATTAACTTGATTTAATGGGAATAAACTctaccaaaataaaattatccggttattattttattgtattgtttagtGTATTTTGGTAATTGATaatgtaattgtaattatttatttattaactgttgCTAATGTATGGGGTGGGGCCATGGTGCCCGTAAATGGATTTAGTttgattgtaatttaaaaaaacattacaatccCAGAATTTGTTGAGTTTATTTTGTTTCGTGTGATGGTCTGTTCTTTAGTCTTGGACGTTTAAGTCTTGATATGGTCATATATTGGTCATATATCATGAACGAACTCCACGATGGTTATACGTTGGACTAAGGTTAGgttataatgaataaaattcTTTTTAATTACCGATAACCGTTTTTATTACTCTTTGAGAGTATGTTCACAGAATCCACATAATATATTGCAATTAAACATAATTTGACGACGTAATATcgggttttttattgtcattagatTATATAAGACGTTTTggatactttaaaattttcgtggCTAcgcaaaatattcaaatgtcgacacATACTTTAGACCTTACTCATCCAAGACCGCTATAAAACAGTAGTTTTGTGTGTacgcagggacgtcttaaactaggatggggcccttgggcacacaagaatttaaggcccttttggaaagtaaaaaaaaactaattataataacatttttttaatgagtatgaccatttattatacgtAATCAAACACAGTATGATTTAATATGTcgttaatgatattagaatgctgctggttttttggttacgatttcgataacggtttctttcgggatttctgttgagcaaactcttctattataggcataatatatgccttgtaaataccttctgagtaatgatttgtgaaaaaagtgtaatgtgcccgacaaaaatgttttgagaataaacgtgtgagagaaattgtcggtctttcgggggcgcctgagaatgggggccctgggcacgggccccgtgtgcccttatggtaaagacggtattgtgtGTACGACTCGCAaagatcgaagaaaatactCTTAAGTGTTGTTATTATATGAATTCATCATTAGACTATTATGGACTTGTTCAACAAAACCTCCATAAAgtcccggtcaccgttctcgtcgaacccgtcgcttgcgacgaagggctcgacgagtaaattaactcccagacacagcccactgagtttctcgccggatcttctcagtgggtcgcgtttccgatccggtggtagattctgcgaagcacggctcttgctagggttcgtgttagcaacgtcatcaggtttgagccccgtgagctcacctacaaacgttagggttacgctgaaatagcctctcaaggctctccgctttggtaggaaataaaaaaaaaaaaaacattatggcCTAAAAAATAAGACGGCAGGGCGACAAATTTCATAATGAGCGATGCGTACCATTTTACGAGAATTTTTAATaggaaatacgtaggtacttaattCTTATTAACGAATTACTTTGACGATGAAGGATTTAAAATAGCAAAATTGATATATTGGCACTGATAAaatggcagtttttttttaattgtctttgtatgctcgtctgcatacggcccacttaatggtaagtggtcaccgtcgctcgtggacgtcagcagtgCCATCGGCAGAGACaaggcgctgcctaccattaagtactctccgcaagcctatTGATTGATTGATGCTTAAATGTTGATATGACTTAAACTCTTGGCGTGACGTAaaataagcccgcacgggtgtgTACCATCGTTCTGTTTGTTTCTACTGGGATACAGTTATGCGTTTCAATTGAAAGGATATGACAATGTGAgtggcagcattcacgttgtgatgtccacgGACTCGGGTTACCACTTAAAAacacgtgggccgtgagcttgtacaccttacaatgtaataaaaaacaattgctTGAAAAGTACGCAATACGATCATCTGGCTTAGATATATTATCGTATTATGAACAGATCTACTATGTACATAACCTGGGCGGAGGCAGTTTCAATAGCGATGATGGCAAttaaacccttcaaaccggaccGTATGACTGCTTCTTGACTAAAAAACATCGGATTGTCGTATCTCCTAAGAGTTAGGAGTATTCCTCTTAAACTTGCAATATTGGGCGACGATCCTTACATTAGCCAGATACTCCAATAAAAAATCGAACCAATGGCGAAGAAGGTTATAAAGAAAAACGAAGCCctcgataaataaaagtatcaTACCATAAAATAACGATACTATGGTTTCCATTTTTGCAATCAGTTCTCTGTCTGTTTCTTCTATACCCTTTCTCTGTGTATTTCTGTGATAATACAGTAACTAATAATACATTACTTTCTAAATACGTTTTATACTTGTAGCTAAGAAATTATTCATTAAGAAGGTTTGAAATAAATTCAAAgctgaaaaatacatttttcataATCGTAGCGATTACAGAAGCTTAACAATTATCTCTCTTCGTctagcgaactaacccatagacagagcccactgagtttttcgccggatattcttagtgggtcgcgattaagacccggtggtagattcagctaagcactgctcttgctagggatagttttagcaaattctctcaggttgagcccgtgagctcatctacccgtctgagcctagctggaatagcctcttaggttacaagccaataggtagggaaaaaaagagaaTTATCTCCACCCCGCCCATTACTACCAcctaaaatctattaaaaagtggctgccggagcccatagccatagCAATATTAATGCTGTCGCCTGGAGACATTAGGTCGAAGTCatgatttttattgaatagcTTTCGGGCGCCAATACCCCCCCATAGTATCGGTGCACATGATTGCTGCGTCGGGGAAATAGTCCTTGGCTGAGTGTTAGAGATTACGTAAGAAGACTTATGAAGAATCAGACATTAAGAGTGACaatatatcaaaatacataaagggtatatgataataatacttttttttatattggtaATTACAATGCGTACTTACAATATACCAGTGCATAGCTTGAGAGAGCTACCTGTTGCAAAATACTTTtgatctaataaaataaaatcacactTTCGATTTCATGTCGCAAGCTTTGTGGCAAAATATAGATCAGTCGGACGAGAGACTGTAACCAATATGACAAATGTGAAAAGGCACGATTCCATCGCGGCAAAAGTGACAAGAACATAGGCAAAaatgcttatttaaaaaaataattaaataccaaTATTTCTAGACTCGTAACGTAACAATAACGTATCGAAATTAGGAAGATGACGTCACCCGCTGTTTGAGCTGTGTCCGCCCTCACGTTTATTTTGGGCCTGAATACCGGCCGAACTATTTTCGACAGCACTGAATCACCGGGGCGGGAATAAGGTCATTGTAATCCACACCGGGTGTAACTAGGTTCAATTCCGATTTTACCggggaaactttttttttcgtaccgtgcgcttggtgcgagttttttaacttctcgatcgcgttaaagttaactcaaattggaatggatttggaacagcgcccctagcggcaaacatagtgGACTTGttaagttttttactggtggtaggacttcttttgagtccgcgcgggtaggtaccaccagcctgcctatttctgccgtgaagcagtaatgcgtttcggtttgaagggtagggcagccgttgtaactatactgagatcttagaacttatatctcaaggtgggtggcgcatttccgttgtagatgtctatgggctccagtaaccactgaacacca
The sequence above is drawn from the Bombyx mori chromosome 26, ASM3026992v2 genome and encodes:
- the MLC-2 gene encoding myosin regulatory light chain 2, encoding MADKDKKVKKKKAKEDAPAEEAPAAAAPAGDRQSSRGSRKAKRTGSNVFSMFSQKQVAEFKEAFQLMDHDKDGIIGKNDLRATFDSLGRLASEKELDEMVGEASGPINFTQLLTLFANRMSGGSDEDDVVINAFKTFDEEGKIDSERLRHALMTWGDKFSADEVDEAYDQMDIDDKGYIDTTKLIAMLTASAEEEEGGEAA